The genomic DNA CATACTTTGTGTTTGGCCTGCGAAACAGGCAGTAGGCGTAACCTCTCTTGACTAACTCAGCGTTAATAAACCTCCCATCCTCAAGAAATACATAAGCCAGCAGGCGCCCGTACTGATCGAGTTTTTCCCGGTCGAGCTCCAGCCGAACCCTCTTCCGGTACACCAATTGTCGGTTAAAGGTCCTGGCTTCAGGTCCGAACCTTTCTGCCGGCGTGCCTTTGTGGGCCACCTCCGGGGCATTGATCCCTATGTAGCGGACATGCGTACCATTGGAAAGAACCACCGTATCCCCATCGTCCACCCACCGCACCCGGTCCCACTGCAGGGCCGGCGCGTCTTTGCAAAGCCCAAAAAGTATCACCAAAAAAATTGCAAAAATCCTGAACTTTACTCTCACTTCAATGGTCATTTCCTTAGTAGGCACCGCCTACCCTCCGTCCCATAGAATTTACTTTAGCCATTTTAGTCCCGCCAAAGGCGGGATCACAAGGCACTTTCATCGTCGACCACTGACCCCACTTGACCCTCGGATACAAACCATTTATATATCCTATGTGTAAAACGCAATCAA from Deltaproteobacteria bacterium includes the following:
- a CDS encoding thermonuclease family protein, with protein sequence MPTKEMTIEVRVKFRIFAIFLVILFGLCKDAPALQWDRVRWVDDGDTVVLSNGTHVRYIGINAPEVAHKGTPAERFGPEARTFNRQLVYRKRVRLELDREKLDQYGRLLAYVFLEDGRFINAELVKRGYAYCLFRRPNTKYDELLLRVQREAMAKRVGLWKDFRDQRGPYIGNRQSRRFHLTTCSFAKSTSGKNRVILKRKYDAFWAGYSPCKRCSP